The stretch of DNA AGTACGTCTGGCAAAGGAGATCCACTCCAAGGCTGAGCCCTTCAAGAACGGTTCCGTTTGAGAGGCAGCAGACCGTGACTACCATGATGCACCTGATGTATTTGTGAGGAACTTAACTTACTGTTTCAAGACCACATCACCTCATGTAGACCTGTGTTTTGGTTGTGTTTCAGTTATTTCTTTTTTGGCTTCACAAATGAGGACTCAACTCAGCTCTCTGAAAAGCTTTCTAAGCTATGCAGACGACTAGTTCGAACAACTGATATGGAGCTACTGTTGTATagaacttttttgttttgtgttaagtATTGGCAGCATAGTTACTTTAGGTTGTGCCTCATGTGAACATGCTCTTGCGTCTTAGGTGTCCAAGAAGTACGTCTGGCAAAGGAGATCGACTCCAAGGCCGAGCCCTTCAAGTGGCTGAAGGAGGCTGAGGGAGAACACTAAATGCACTTTTTTTGTTGCACTCGTGTCTtgctattaaaaaaaataaattgacattaaATGTGACATGTCTCTTAATGGTTCTTTTGTGGGTGAATTTATCGATCCTTGACGTGATCGCTGTGTAAGCCGCACATTTGAGCTTGGTTGGAACATCAGTAATATTTCAGTGAATGTGTTTACGCTCATGTGGGTCTGGAGCGTAGTGAAATGTAGGCCACAAAGACCAATTATAGTAGATGACGACAGGCTCACACATAATGGCTACAGTGTGCCTCGTCTGGTGCACTCGCCGTGTAAATCTGCTGAATAAATAGGACACCGGCCAAAAAGGTAATTGATGGAAAAACAACCGAAGTGGTTGTTTACGGCTTAGGGGTGTACACAGATGATTGAATGCCAGTACAACACAGGTTTTTGCCATTCTAGCTGAACGATTGCGTCCCTATTTGGTTATACGCATGCAAGTTGTAAAATCGAAATTATGGAAAGATCGGATAAACGGAAACTGACTTGCTTTATACTATCAATTTGTGGATGTGATTAGTATTCTTTTTCCATATGCCTTTGTGCAAAGAGATGGACCATAGCTAGACGTGTACTGCTTTCCTGTGCAGTAGTTTTAGGCTCACACTCGCACATTAGTTTGCAGCCATGGTAGGATATGACTCATTTGTCCTTGGTTAAAAACCCTCTGGACACCCTTCATAACTGACGATACATTGAAACTTAATTTGTGTAAATTCACCACAAATATAGTTTTTATGTATAACATTTGATGTTTTGCCTACAATCAGATAGGATAATGAAGAGTGAATGGGAGTGAGATGGGCTGGGAACAGGAAATGACCTCGGGTCTGATTCCAGCCACCTGCTAGCCTGGCTCTcaccagacccttgtagttccgccatgctccaccagaggcgtttcgttGGCTtgagggcaatgcaaactccttccagggagcaaaaaataatgaaccaatcaggagcgccaaAGGGGATTTGATAGATGTGACGTAGCGCAGAAGTTCAAAcaacaatagacctctgaagttcgcctacaaaaaagccaccatctttgcccaaataaggagatccggtatcttgagattttttctatgggaaaataacatggggattttcaattatcgcacctgttaaactctcacggggatgatggcattggaaatgcagacgtttttcactacacagttttgtccactgccgtctattggatactgtgatcttcggtaggtgaagacggcacactttgatctttgctaccccagagctaacttaccatgcaacttgccataggcagttagcttcaattaactcccggatctccttatatgggcaaagatggcagctttggatcctttttgtaggcgaacttcagaggtctatggcggCACGTAGCGAGTTTTGTGCTGActttgattctgctatttcaactgttttgtcgaatctatcgagtattcattctttaaaagatgaacagagaatggttttgaagccatttattggtggcaaggatgttttcactcttcttccgaccggttttggcaagagcttgaagtagcctagcacgtcattcaagataatggacaagtggtttatcaaatcacatgcaagggccccgccttcagaaatacatctgctatcgagaagtcccagatccgtgtgtgaagctcagcgaactacaaggatctggcgagagtcaggttagccACCTGCACCACCACAGCAAATAACTATATAACAAGTGGATGTTGTCACTACTCCTTTTAATCAAAACCAACAATTTGAACATGTAACACTTAAGATTTGTTAAAATCGTAAgtaaaaacaaaagcacatcgTAGTAGCCACTGAAACGATTGAGGAAATGTCACCATTACTCTGGTAATCCAGTTAATTTTCTTCACTAAACAATAGTTAAGCCACAGAACATAaacagtttcttttctcgtAAGGCCCGCATAGACCTGGAAGGCAATGCCTACATCGAAGAACACATGAAATACAATACTTCTTAAAAGTTCTTTACCTGGAGAAGGTAGATCACAGTGTTGTTAACGTCCCATGAATGACCATATTTGCACAAGATGCCATGCTCAAAAGTAACCTTAATGATCTGACATTGAATTGGAGAAAAACTTCTACTTTTGTGGTGCAATATTTTTAGCTGTTTATCAGACATCTatacccccaccctcctctcaaAGTTTGGCATTAGGAAATTCCCTTTTAAAAGCACTAAATAAATTGTGCAAAACATGTTTATCAATAAAGCCACCTATCCTCTAGTATATTACTCTTTTAAATAGGCTATATTTTTTTCCTTAATTTTAGCTTGCTCTTAATAAAGAGCGCAACATACAAGAAGCTTTTTCAACTACCAACCTTAGTAGTTCAACcaaaatgaaaacatacagACTCATCTCTACTTGCATTTCAAACACAACATAGAAAACTTTTAAAAGTAATTGCACTTAACCTTAATACAATTATGAATTAAGATGGGAGAAAAAGAAGTACACCACACATAATCTTCTATTAATTCTTGCAGACCTattaaaaatgcaaacaaaGCAATacatataataaaaaaaaaacaacactggcAGCTAGACTTAATCTAGTACTGAACAAAGAAAACCTTCTCTTAAAATTCATTGTCAGCTGCATTAgacacttgtgtgttattagtcTCATTCTGCTTTGTGACCTATTATGGAGTCCGCCCCAAGGGACAtggtgagattttttttttttcaggtgaacattttgggggtgggggtaggggacTATGCTAATGTTCCCTCGCAATATGTTCAGCATTCCCTTGCAATAAGATGTGTTTCCCCTGGCATTAGGTTTGCATTCCCTAGCAAAATATTTGACACAAATAGTTTTACATTGGTTCTTAAGAGACAATGCAAAACTATTGCGAGGAAATACAAAGGCATTGTGGTATTGGAACACAAAATTAGTTCCAAAGAAATGGtgacttttaaaaatatatatatatattttaaaaaaatcccACCATAACCcttactgtacgtacacaccgccgccgacttgagcttccaagaagctctggacgccctgccaAGGACGCATGGGGCGCCGACGGATTTGCCGCTTcttgcagctgagagaagccggcttccattgacaATGAATGACCTCCTGTacctttggaagctcaagtcggcgacggtgtgtacgtacagttaAGAGGGGTCTATTACCTGTGTCCAGGGTTGGTCTGACTATCAATGCAGTGCCTGAGAGCAGTAACTCCCATTCAACAGTGGGAGAACACTTAGCTGCCAAATCCAGTTCGAACCCAACAGCGTTTAGCAACTAAATTCACTAAATCTAGCTAAAGAATACTTTGATGGGAATAAATCATGAAGCGGTTAGTCCGCAGCCAGATGGCTAGCCTTTATAGTCATTCATAGCACAGCTCGAGTGGGAAGAATTAGGTGACTGCTACTTTAATGTTTACCACCTCTTTGGTTGCTCATGTGATTTAGTGACCATGACAAGGACAAACCATCAGTGAAAACTTGTATTACAGGATTAGAGTCACAGCAGGATCTCTGAACACCTGAGGACGTTGTTCAATGCTTAAAGGTGCACTAACTATCTGTTGGcgaaaaaaaaggtaaaaatgTCTCTAGACTTACAATGATAGTGTAATACTGAAAGCAGGATTAAGAGTTTTTGATAATATTAGAGTGCATTTCAATTTTCTTACACCTGTTTCAGTCTTGTTCAATGGACTTCGCATTCGCGCTCGCATTTCAGAAGcctccaaataaaaaaaataaaataaaaataataataaaaaaaccctCAAAGAATCAGGATGCAAAACAGATGCCATAATGATGATTCTGTAATAACTCCGTATTGTAGGTCTAGaagcatttcatttttttttttcacaacaaaaaaatgactTATAGCACCTCTAATGCCTAAAGTGTTACACATAAAGGAGACGACAGCTTGCTCTGGGGATCTCTACGTGCTGTTCCCTTGCTCgaaaaaaacatgttattaTAAATAAGTGTAATAAGTACAAAGTTGCTACAGACGTGTCTTAGAGCCGCAGTTCTTCGTAGAGCAAGGGTTGCGAAATCTCCCGATTGCCGAGCGGGAGCGTAGGCACCTGTTTCAGCGTCACCTGCTTcaagaagatgaagaggaagatcaCCACCAGGGTAGTGCCCAGAAGGAGGCCCACAACCCAGGCGTATGACGGCTCCCTGGGCTTAGACGGAGCCAGGGGCCTGGGCGTTTGAGCGGGAGCAGGAGTGTGGGCAGCAGTGGGAGTGTGAACAGAAGTGGGAGCTTGAGTCGGATCAGGAACGAGAGCAGGAGCCACTGGAGGCACCTCTTTGAGGAGATCCAGGACGTTGGCCAGGGAGCCATTGTTGGGCATCGGGGGCACGCCCAGGATGTGGCACATCAGGGGGTAAAGGTCGACAGAGTGCATGGTATCCATCACGTAGTTGCCTCGGAAAGCAGGTCCACGTGCAACGAACACAGGGTGCATGCTCGGCAGTGTGTTGTTGTAACCATGGTTCCCCACTaagcacaaaaaacaaacacgcgcacaaCACATTAAAGGTAGAGTCAGTGATTCTGGTGAAATGTTGACATTTGATTTCAACCGTTTTCAACACCTCCTAAAATAGCATGTTGATTGGCTAAAATAGAGCATAGCTTTATCTGAGCCAGTATTTACCATTTGCAAGAAAGTGTAAAAacttgtttgattgtttgtttgttttgaacacatacacaaagcgGACAACTAGAGGACTGGGAGGTAGCCTGAAGCAGGTGTTATGGTCGTTATTGTTCGACTAGTCAGTTTAAGATAGTTAGGAGTTTACGAGTTGCAGCACAAGGAATGCCTGTTTTCATGACGTTTGAGTAGTCAGTTGGGGAAGCAGTAGTAGTAGAACAAAGTTACCAGAGAGAGCTGCAGCGGGTGAATTTGTTATTCAACTTGATGTGTGACTGAAGAATATAAATTCTCAGACTGAAGACTGAAAATAATATATCCGATACTTACACATCATTTTTTTAGTCTTGTTCTGCACAATTGTCCATCCTTCCCGGGCCTCCAGGAGAATAGGCATTATCCGGTCATTGTGTCTGTAATGGTAGTGGTCGggaatgtcttccctcttgtaAACATCCAAGTTTGGATTGGCATTCAGGAGTGAGGTGTAGACCTCATCAAAACAACCTGAGAGAGTAAAGTAATACATGAATGTACTTCCACAGACATCATTAGACATACCATCATCCATTACTTCCAAGTTACAACATCGACACAAACTGTTCTACAGTTCACACAAAATGGGCAGACAACGAAGTTGTTAGATTTAGGAGAGATATTATAACAGGCATCAATGCAATTATTCTTCATGTAATTACCAAGGGGATGTCTATACCCATGTATTTCTGACGGCCATCTTGAAGAAATCTTATCTAAATGTAGGAATAAACGCTTTGTACGTTAAGCAAAATTTAACCAAATCTCAGCCGCTATTTAGGAGAGATATTATAACAGGCATCAATGCATTTAATCTTCATGTAATTACCAAGGGGATGTCTATACccatgtatttctgaaggccaTCTTGAAGAAATCTTATCTAAATGTAGGTATAAACGCTTTGTACGTTAAGCAAAATTTAACCAAATTTCAGCCGCTCTCAATTCTCTTGAAAATGGAGCTAAAAGTAGATACACATAAAAAGTGAGAGATTCTTAGAAGCACGTCTTGACATTCAGTGACGCCTggaagaaaatgttgctgcttCCAGTCTTTCAAAAGGCTGACTGTCACAGCTTTGAAATGCTGAGCACATCTCTAACACCAGCATCTTCAAGAGAATCCAGTGGGGAAGTTTTCATGTGACGAGTGCAGTGTAAGTCGAGGGACTGTGTAATGCCAGGCTATACCTCCTCGACTCAGAAGGCACTTAAGGGCCTCTGGTACTCTCTGCCACCTCTGAGCacagcgctgtgctgtgccgtgacTGTTGCAGGTTGCCTTGGGCAATGCGACTCACCTTCCTTGGGTATAATGCCAACCACCGGGCTCTTGTCGACCCATGTATACTTGTCGCGACCGATGTAGCTGTCCAACTCAATGATCTTCACCGACGACAGCTGGGTCATGCCGTGGTCGCTAGTCACGATCAGGTTGACGTTGTCGTACAGCCCGGCCCACTTCAGCTGATCGCGCAGGTAGCCCAGCTTGTCGTCGATGTCTGCGATCACCACGTCCAGCAGTGGGCTTTCGGGCCCCAGGTTGTGTCCGCTCTCGTCGGGCTCTTCCCAGTAGAGCACGCCGAAGTCGATGGGGTCGGGGGCCGTGAACCAGCTGAGCAGCTGGCCCACGCGACTCTGGAAGGGCACGGAGGCGTTGTACGGCAAGTAGTGCGTCGGGTAGGCCCCGCGGATCTCCACGTCCGAGCCGGGCCACATGGCCGCCCCGCTTCGCCCGCCGGCCCGCTGATTGGTCACCCACAGCGGCACAGCCTCCTCCCACCAGCGCGACTCGTAGGCGCTCTGGCCGTCCATGGAGAAGGAGCGGTTGAGGTGCGGGTCGAACATCTCGTTGGCGACGATGCCGTGGCTCTCGGCGTGAAGGCCCGTCACCAGCGTGTAGTGGTTGGGCAGCGTCTTGGTGATGTAGGAGTTCACCACCCTGTCCACCCGGACGCCCTCCCGCATCACGGCGTCAAAGTTGGGCGTGGGCACGCGGTGGATGTAGTCCCAGCGGAAGCCGTCGAACGAGACCAGCAGGAGCTTGCCACGCTCCTCTTGCCTGGAGATAGGGGGCAGGCTCAGGACTAGAAGGCAGCCAAGCACGCTCCAACTTCTTAACAGGAGGGTCAACATGATGCTCGACGGTGGGGCACCTTCAAGAAAGCAAACAAAGATAGTCAACATCTTAAAAGAGAATTTTACAAAGAATATCAAGAATGGGAATCCTCCTAGAGTCTATTGACATAGAGTAAAGGGACTGTGCCACAATGTAAAAACAATACCTGACATTTTTGTGTGGCACAACATATTTGAGATTTTACTCATTGCATCTTTAAATAAatggtgaagaaaaaaaactaatatTTTTTAGGTTTAACCATCTCATTAAACAATTGCACATCATTATGGCGTGAGAAAACTTTGAAATGTCTAGTGCTAGCTACACAACTTACAAGTATGGCATTTAAAGCTATTCAGGAAAAGACCGTGAAGTAGGTCACAGCCTTCTCAGTTTTGCCTTTTCCGAACATACAGCAGCTACCCACTTCTCTAATATCAGAATCGCATAAGCTATGTACTAACCGTGTAATTGACCTCATAGAAGGTTAATAAATGTTGCACATATAGGATGTGCTGTTTAAATAGCATATGCACCGATAATGGCTCGTTAAACTACATTAATATCTAAAAATTTCATTATTCAAAATATCTGCGAAGCGGCAGCCTTGTATTCCTTTCATTAGCCTACTATGACAGAACGCTTGCAAAGGACTCACGCTCAGCAACACAATGTTGCCAATTACGCGAGCAAACTGTATCCTTTCTTGCTATTCAATTTTGTTGTAACAAAGCAGCGATGATTATGTAATTAAAATTGGTTCCATGAAAAGATGACATCATTGCCTATTTGCGAGGCTCCCATTTTTGATCTAGCCTACAATTAGACCGCAAAGCCTCGTAGGTTTAATCCATGGCCAATCCACATAGCTAACAAAAACTAAAGGCGACAGGAAAAGACGAGTGTAAACTGtaatttgaaaaatattttGGACCAGCCGCCTTAATTGACCCCTCGGGCAATAAGCAGCGTTCTGAAAACCCTAATATAGCATAACATCGTAGTTGCAGATTAGCTACACAATTTCTCTTTCAGACTGAAAACATAGAATTCTTTGGCATGGCCCATTTCCGAATATTTGCATAATGCAAACACATGATCCTGAAAATTAGGACAGATTAACACCCTTACCTTACAGAAGCTCGTCTGGGGAAAATAAACACCAAACTGTCAGAGGCAAtagcagcagtagcctataaGTCCCTCCCTCAAAACGGTATCTCAGTAGAAGATCGGGCAACTTTTATTTAGCCCACTGTAAACGTTATTTTTCACATATCTGCAAACAGGTAAAGAAAGCACTCGAAACAACTCGAACGCAAAATGCGCTAGATGACTGCTGACAAAAGCGTAGGCGATAAATTATGGCTTATGGGCTAGTGGGCTACAGATAATGCGCCAGTGGTGCACTTGACTCGATGACGTAATACTCTAGGCTATTTTATTGATAGCCTATCTTGCAGTAAAGCAAACTATATAAGGCTAGGCTATAAGCCTGTTGCCTATCTCATCCAAACACAGTAAGGCAAGACCGAAACTTGAATGTCATTCAATATCTATGCATTTAAGTAGTCTGAATTATGAAGGCATACATGTAATTAAGCGTTTGCAACCATTATGCATCACCAGTATGCACCACCGGTTTACATCACAAAAACCTAGAGTCTGGAGTTGAGAAATGCATTAACTTATAGATGTATCACCCTGAAAACATAAGTGAACAAAATTTACAAAATGAAGAGTTAAATTATTTGCACAAAACGCAATTCTTTGAACGCATgagaaggctatttttacaccagAAGAGGGCAGGCGAgtatcattagtaggctatgctctGTACCAAATATGGATGAGGTGTAAAGGACTATGCACTGCAAAATGTTGGCTATATAATCCAACTCTCAATGCCTAAAAGCGAAAGGTAAATGATGTGCCGCATAGAACATAGGCCTAGTATAGGCTATACCGCGTATGATGAAAGGTAGGCAATggatataggctaggctacttgaatAGAGGGGCCAGACTAAGGCATACTTGTCATTAGGCTATACATTTGAGCAGGCAAAAAAGTAGTTTGATCAAGAAGAGAATAGTCCCCAATAGTCTGCTATTTaatattaatgtgtaatttgtaATTTGTGTAGAAGCATAAGATAAGCCACACATTTAACTGTGCACGGCATTTGATGACGTAGCCTATAGTGGCCGAATTCCAGAGCAACTTCGTTCTTTTTGGCAATGCTCAGAGTAAGACTTTCTATGAGAGAGATAGCGCACATAGGATAGCTGCTTAGTGTGCCGTAAACGCTGCAGCGCTTACAGGACACCAAGATCACACTACTCGGGCGCACGTTTGCGCATGGGAAGGACGCGCGCAGTTTTCACGAAGATTCGTAAACTGTCTCCAGGCAACCAAAACCTGACGAAACTCATGTCGCCCCTCCTCTAATGATGATAGGGCCATGCAGAGTCTACGTGATGTAGACCTGTGATGAAGTAAGAGACCTTATTGAAATGCGTCGCTCTGGTCACATCAACTTTTGGGAGCGCAAAGTACCTAACAttttgttgactgtgtgtgtgcatcaaggTTGTGCCAGGTGAGCGATTTCATTTTTCAGTTCTAAGGGGTTCATAGATACACTTGTTTTCTGCATATAAACTTCTGGTTAACACGAGGATAACAACGCAAGGCTATTCTTTCGTTTAGCTCATTATAAGCTACCTATGTAATAGAATAGATTCATTAATTCTCCAAGTAGGCTTAATGTTGTCTTCTCGCGTTTCTTGTTTTTAGGGATAGACCATGTTTAGATATCCTTAGCATTAAAGCGTGCTAGAGTAGCCTATCTTTGGGAATTCTTTACAACCACATTTAAGGCTACTGGAAAACTAGGCTACAAGGTTATTCCTTAAGGACAGCGCCGCTGCGGGACCCTGCAAAGCTACTTATTTATCGATTTCACCCAACTGTGACGGCGGAGCTTGTGTGTAAGCAGTTTCTCTGATGGTCCCTGTCGGAGAAGCCGGTTGTTGTTGTGCATTAAACAAACGTTTGCTATGTTGGATAAAAGTGGATCAGACTTAAAATCTGTTTTAAATAATACATAGGCCTTCTACAGAGAATAAGGctactaacaacaacaacaacaacaacacaggttAATAGTGTTATgcagttattttccataatggGGCTTTCTTAATGTTTGGTGAAATGGAAGAGGAGACATGATGGCAAGACCAG from Sardina pilchardus chromosome 12, fSarPil1.1, whole genome shotgun sequence encodes:
- the enpp5 gene encoding ectonucleotide pyrophosphatase/phosphodiesterase family member 5 — encoded protein: MLTLLLRSWSVLGCLLVLSLPPISRQEERGKLLLVSFDGFRWDYIHRVPTPNFDAVMREGVRVDRVVNSYITKTLPNHYTLVTGLHAESHGIVANEMFDPHLNRSFSMDGQSAYESRWWEEAVPLWVTNQRAGGRSGAAMWPGSDVEIRGAYPTHYLPYNASVPFQSRVGQLLSWFTAPDPIDFGVLYWEEPDESGHNLGPESPLLDVVIADIDDKLGYLRDQLKWAGLYDNVNLIVTSDHGMTQLSSVKIIELDSYIGRDKYTWVDKSPVVGIIPKEGCFDEVYTSLLNANPNLDVYKREDIPDHYHYRHNDRIMPILLEAREGWTIVQNKTKKMMLGNHGYNNTLPSMHPVFVARGPAFRGNYVMDTMHSVDLYPLMCHILGVPPMPNNGSLANVLDLLKEVPPVAPALVPDPTQAPTSVHTPTAAHTPAPAQTPRPLAPSKPREPSYAWVVGLLLGTTLVVIFLFIFLKQVTLKQVPTLPLGNREISQPLLYEELRL